The following proteins are encoded in a genomic region of Ignavibacteriota bacterium:
- a CDS encoding trypsin-like peptidase domain-containing protein gives MSRRSVLFAIVLVSAGILFGAVIVSGIGGVNLSFADSGVQFNSAAPYSPPDGVVDLNKTFTSVAEIVNPTVVAITVKSKVQGGDRYHRIWPFGDMFPQDQGREEDMLTQGAGSGIILTSDGYILTNKHVIEDATEDGIRVVLFDSREFPAKLVGSDQNTDIAVIKIDGSGLSAAALGNSDEVRVGEWVLAVGNPMGLASTVTAGIVSAISRNIGIMRSKNSDGTGIESFIQTDAAVNPGNSGGALVNLRGQVVGVNTAIASQTGQYVGYSFAVPINLAKVVANGIIKDGTFVRGYIGVRITDLDAVKAKALNMDRYKGVLVEDVQADGAGKAAGVRVGDAIVEVDGKPVQSANELQARVGMHHPGESVTLKIFRDGKYIDIDVKLKPRSEDDVIVADAKKNKETKDESVNSKSSMTFEKAGFTVKPLDEESKKKFDRNSGLLVTNVKQYSPAYENNLRTGVVVFEARKGSSVTKIETLADLNKVLGSLEKGESVLLRVQTPAGDKTFIPIEGPVQ, from the coding sequence TCGGAGCAGTCATTGTTTCGGGCATCGGCGGCGTGAACCTTTCCTTCGCCGATTCCGGCGTGCAGTTCAATTCGGCTGCGCCGTACTCGCCGCCTGATGGCGTGGTGGATCTCAACAAGACGTTCACATCAGTAGCGGAAATCGTAAATCCCACCGTTGTTGCAATCACCGTAAAATCCAAGGTGCAGGGCGGCGACCGCTATCACCGCATCTGGCCCTTCGGCGATATGTTCCCTCAGGATCAGGGACGGGAAGAGGACATGCTCACACAGGGTGCGGGCTCGGGTATCATTCTCACGTCCGACGGTTACATCCTGACGAACAAACATGTCATCGAGGACGCGACCGAGGACGGCATCCGCGTCGTACTCTTCGATTCGCGCGAGTTTCCAGCAAAGCTTGTGGGATCGGATCAGAATACAGACATCGCGGTAATCAAGATTGATGGCAGCGGACTTTCCGCGGCTGCTCTCGGAAATTCCGATGAAGTCCGTGTCGGTGAATGGGTGCTTGCCGTGGGAAATCCCATGGGCCTTGCATCCACCGTCACCGCGGGCATTGTCAGCGCCATCAGCCGGAACATCGGTATCATGCGCTCGAAAAATTCCGACGGGACCGGCATAGAGAGTTTCATCCAGACCGACGCCGCGGTAAATCCGGGCAACAGCGGCGGTGCACTTGTGAACCTTCGCGGTCAGGTCGTCGGCGTGAACACCGCAATCGCCTCACAGACCGGGCAGTACGTCGGGTACAGCTTTGCTGTACCGATAAATCTCGCCAAGGTTGTTGCGAACGGCATTATCAAGGATGGCACTTTTGTTCGCGGCTACATTGGCGTGCGTATCACCGATCTTGACGCGGTGAAAGCCAAGGCACTAAACATGGACCGGTACAAAGGCGTACTTGTCGAGGACGTTCAGGCCGATGGTGCCGGCAAGGCCGCGGGAGTGCGGGTTGGTGACGCAATTGTCGAAGTGGACGGCAAGCCGGTACAGAGCGCGAATGAGTTGCAGGCACGAGTCGGTATGCACCATCCCGGTGAAAGCGTGACGTTGAAAATTTTCCGCGACGGGAAATACATAGATATCGACGTAAAACTGAAGCCGCGGAGCGAGGATGACGTCATTGTCGCGGATGCGAAGAAGAACAAGGAAACCAAGGACGAGTCTGTCAACTCCAAGTCGTCTATGACCTTTGAAAAGGCCGGCTTTACCGTGAAGCCACTCGACGAAGAGTCGAAGAAAAAATTTGACAGAAACAGCGGCCTGCTGGTCACAAACGTGAAGCAGTACAGTCCTGCCTACGAGAATAATCTTCGTACCGGTGTCGTCGTTTTCGAGGCGCGGAAAGGAAGTTCCGTCACCAAGATTGAGACCCTCGCCGACCTTAACAAGGTGCTTGGAAGTCTCGAAAAGGGTGAGTCGGTGCTGCTTCGCGTGCAGACACCGGCCGGCGACAAAACCTTCATCCCTATCGAAGGACCGGTGCAGTAA
- a CDS encoding phosphatase PAP2 family protein, with translation MRKKILIRYGTLMLAVYACWVALYYLTAWIGSIRGPAFDAALPLDASIPFWPGLMPVYLLAYIVTLGLFFISLKPDFLNRAYATFIVTNAVAFLFFALFPVLGPPREGLLTGVGTSTDGLLALMHALDSRYNALPSLHVANPWLVALLCTREKGQSGMTVFFWLLALAISAATLFVRQHYFLDVLSGAFLAVICFAIMKQPRPAM, from the coding sequence ATGCGGAAGAAGATCCTGATCAGATATGGCACCTTGATGCTGGCAGTATATGCCTGCTGGGTGGCGCTGTACTATCTGACCGCGTGGATCGGCTCGATCCGCGGTCCTGCTTTCGATGCGGCGCTGCCGCTGGATGCCTCTATCCCATTTTGGCCCGGGCTCATGCCCGTGTACCTACTCGCCTACATTGTCACACTTGGGCTCTTCTTTATTTCGCTTAAACCCGACTTTCTCAACCGGGCCTATGCGACGTTTATCGTGACCAATGCCGTTGCGTTCTTGTTTTTTGCCCTTTTCCCCGTACTCGGTCCGCCTCGCGAAGGACTGTTGACCGGCGTCGGGACCTCTACCGATGGATTGCTTGCACTAATGCACGCGCTCGATTCGAGGTACAATGCCCTGCCCAGTTTGCATGTGGCCAATCCTTGGCTTGTGGCGCTCTTGTGCACGAGAGAGAAAGGCCAGTCAGGCATGACGGTGTTTTTCTGGCTGCTCGCACTCGCAATCAGCGCGGCGACGCTTTTTGTGCGCCAGCATTACTTTTTGGATGTACTCTCGGGCGCATTTTTGGCAGTGATCTGCTTCGCCATTATGAAGCAGCCACGGCCCGCAATGTGA
- the ndk gene encoding nucleoside-diphosphate kinase: MQRTLAIVKPDGVASGLIGEVVKRIEQDGLRIIGMRMEHMTRTRAEGFYYVHRSKPFFESLITFMTEGPCVLMALEGPDAITRWRALMGSTDPQKAAPGTIRRDMGTSIERNVAHGSDAVDTASFEVNYFFTGTELSR; the protein is encoded by the coding sequence ATGCAACGCACCCTGGCAATAGTCAAACCCGATGGAGTCGCCTCCGGTCTCATCGGAGAAGTCGTCAAACGCATCGAACAGGATGGACTCCGTATCATCGGCATGAGGATGGAGCATATGACACGGACCCGAGCGGAAGGATTTTATTACGTCCACCGCTCGAAACCTTTCTTCGAATCGCTGATCACTTTTATGACAGAAGGCCCGTGTGTGCTCATGGCGCTGGAAGGCCCTGACGCCATCACACGGTGGCGTGCGTTGATGGGCTCAACCGATCCGCAGAAGGCGGCGCCGGGCACGATTCGACGCGATATGGGCACGAGCATCGAGCGCAATGTCGCGCACGGATCCGATGCTGTCGACACCGCGTCCTTCGAGGTCAATTACTTTTTCACGGGAACGGAGTTGTCCCGTTAG
- a CDS encoding DUF1684 domain-containing protein, with product MNRGQALAVFLTLALGIVLVSGCGRSSRPETQAYDIDTSDVYSLEVVKDRKKKDLHFLRDESSPLLDSDRAEFAGLPYFPPDRSWAFECTLQRFPDPKSFVMATSKDRPRDMLHIGYLPFTRDGKEYRLNVYAPRDTSSGNYWFIPFTDASTGRETYAGGRFLDIESPGSDTVFLDFNYAYNPYCAYNPKYDCPIPPEENRLAIAIPAGEKKYNDRH from the coding sequence ATGAACCGCGGGCAGGCGCTCGCGGTTTTTCTTACCCTCGCCCTAGGTATTGTTCTTGTTAGCGGGTGCGGACGCAGTTCACGCCCGGAAACCCAGGCCTATGACATCGACACTTCCGATGTGTACTCGCTCGAGGTTGTGAAGGACCGCAAGAAAAAGGACCTCCATTTCCTGCGTGACGAAAGCTCGCCTCTTCTCGATAGTGATCGCGCCGAGTTTGCAGGGCTGCCGTATTTCCCGCCCGATAGAAGCTGGGCGTTCGAGTGTACCCTGCAGCGTTTTCCAGACCCGAAGAGCTTCGTGATGGCCACTTCGAAGGATAGGCCGCGGGACATGCTCCATATCGGGTACCTGCCTTTCACACGCGACGGGAAGGAGTATCGATTGAATGTGTATGCGCCACGCGACACAAGTTCCGGCAACTACTGGTTTATTCCCTTCACCGACGCAAGCACGGGGAGAGAAACATATGCCGGCGGCCGTTTCCTTGATATCGAGTCGCCCGGATCCGACACCGTCTTTCTCGATTTCAACTACGCCTACAACCCCTACTGCGCATATAATCCGAAATACGACTGCCCCATTCCGCCAGAGGAAAACCGGCTCGCTATCGCCATACCTGCCGGTGAAAAGAAATACAACGACAGGCATTAA
- a CDS encoding nucleoside deaminase, with amino-acid sequence MSGGTEHERWMELALRQAERAFDEDEVPVGAVVVRQGTVLGKGYNQVERLKDPTAHAEILAITAAANTIGDKRLEGCTLYVTLEPCSMCAGAIVLARLPVLVFGAYDPKAGACGTLFNVVEDTRLNHTVHVIPGVLDYKSTALLKGFFGNARV; translated from the coding sequence ATGAGCGGCGGCACTGAACACGAGCGGTGGATGGAACTGGCGCTTCGTCAGGCAGAGAGGGCCTTTGATGAAGATGAAGTGCCTGTCGGGGCTGTGGTCGTTCGTCAGGGCACCGTACTTGGGAAAGGGTACAATCAAGTAGAACGGCTGAAGGATCCGACCGCACACGCCGAGATTCTCGCCATCACGGCAGCGGCAAATACGATTGGGGACAAACGCCTCGAAGGATGCACGCTGTACGTGACACTTGAGCCGTGCTCGATGTGCGCGGGCGCCATCGTGCTTGCGCGGCTCCCGGTGCTTGTATTCGGTGCGTACGATCCCAAGGCCGGCGCATGCGGCACTTTGTTCAATGTGGTGGAAGACACGCGACTGAATCACACGGTACACGTGATCCCCGGCGTGCTCGACTACAAGAGCACCGCGCTCCTGAAGGGTTTCTTTGGCAACGCGCGCGTGTGA
- a CDS encoding PorV/PorQ family protein — MRVSIFRSILFLAVIAGPLSAQKTGIAKYAGEFMAGGFGGRAAAMGGAYVAVGNDVTSAYWNPAGIMSMQYPEIGLMYEQRFGGLLNYNYGGVAWPFSPKYTLAFSVTRMGIDDIPDTRNALIDLNGNGILDPGERLDASKIRSFSSSDWVGYLTYAFRAHQKLNVGVNMKLVLRSMADGSAYGVGFDVGAQYRVSEKFLLGANLQDVTTTLIAWSTGTNDLVSPTAKIGAAYAFDVPGGVLMPAVDFDIMGENRQFASVAHVGPVSINPRAGLEYRFRDLFAIRGGFSDTQNFTVGAGVHLPKLYLDYAFGQNPMGAESFSTEATHRISVRLSLEEKKFFRDTK, encoded by the coding sequence ATGCGAGTTTCCATTTTCCGATCGATATTGTTCCTTGCCGTGATTGCGGGGCCGCTCAGCGCTCAGAAGACAGGCATCGCGAAATACGCCGGCGAATTTATGGCAGGCGGATTCGGCGGGCGTGCGGCCGCCATGGGTGGGGCATACGTCGCCGTAGGCAACGATGTCACGAGCGCATATTGGAATCCTGCAGGAATCATGTCGATGCAGTATCCCGAGATCGGGCTCATGTACGAGCAGCGATTCGGTGGTCTTTTGAACTACAATTACGGCGGTGTTGCCTGGCCTTTCAGCCCCAAATACACCCTTGCATTTTCCGTCACACGCATGGGCATTGACGACATTCCTGATACGCGGAACGCACTGATCGATCTCAACGGAAACGGCATACTTGATCCTGGCGAACGGCTTGACGCTTCGAAGATACGGTCGTTCAGCTCCTCGGACTGGGTGGGCTACCTGACGTATGCGTTCCGCGCGCATCAGAAATTGAACGTGGGCGTAAACATGAAGCTGGTGCTACGATCGATGGCCGACGGGAGCGCATACGGTGTCGGGTTCGACGTGGGCGCGCAATATCGAGTGAGCGAGAAATTTCTTCTCGGTGCAAATCTCCAGGATGTGACAACCACACTCATCGCATGGTCCACCGGCACGAACGACCTCGTCTCACCCACGGCAAAAATCGGCGCGGCGTACGCTTTTGACGTTCCCGGAGGTGTGTTAATGCCTGCTGTAGACTTTGACATTATGGGCGAGAACAGGCAATTCGCCTCAGTTGCACATGTAGGTCCGGTAAGCATCAATCCCCGCGCCGGGCTGGAATACCGATTCCGGGATCTGTTCGCCATCAGGGGTGGATTCAGCGATACGCAGAATTTCACCGTGGGAGCGGGAGTCCACCTCCCGAAACTGTATCTCGATTACGCCTTCGGTCAGAATCCAATGGGCGCAGAGTCCTTCAGCACCGAAGCCACGCATCGCATTTCCGTGCGGCTCTCCCTCGAGGAAAAGAAGTTCTTCCGCGACACAAAATAA